Proteins encoded within one genomic window of Nitrospirae bacterium YQR-1:
- a CDS encoding glutamate synthase-related protein codes for MEPAARLDNNHELTLKDFPYIIRWRGDRCKRCGRCTAVCPMLAIFPSVTVKRTVESFGPTPNPKVARSVDTVVKQSSNIANYCTGCATCSLVCPNEAIEPEFNPAHKFIILKNTGGHPYTRGGRRNDPQVSTLDRLKFTRISMLTDPALDAGRHEFRIRTYLGRILPPDELPVIATDDTLVIDKSVKKFIPPVREIYPVMIGSMSVGALSPTMWEGLAMGITYLNEVEGMPVVMCSGEGGMPLRLLKSRFIKYFIPQIASGYFGWDEIIRAIPHMVEDPCAIEIKYGQGAKPGDGGLLMGHKVLKLISEIRGVPIGVDLPSPPTHQTKYSIEEAVAKMIQSMYMAWGFRVPVYPKISGSRTAKSVLNNLVRNPFAAALSIDGEDGGTGAAYNVSMDKMGHPIASNIRDCYLDLVKAGKQNEIPLIAAGGVGKKGNLAANAASLIMLGASAVSIGKYMMQGAAGCLGDENNRCNVCNIGRCPRGITTQDPKLYRRLDSEKVAERVVEIYKSLDVELKKIFAPLGRSTELPIGMSDAISADDPAVAERLDISYVC; via the coding sequence AACTAACACTTAAGGATTTCCCTTATATAATAAGATGGCGGGGGGATAGGTGTAAGCGCTGTGGACGCTGCACAGCGGTCTGTCCGATGCTTGCTATTTTCCCATCGGTTACAGTTAAACGTACGGTTGAATCATTCGGCCCCACTCCTAATCCTAAAGTGGCAAGGAGTGTGGACACCGTTGTTAAGCAATCGTCAAATATTGCAAATTACTGTACCGGTTGTGCTACCTGCTCTCTGGTTTGCCCAAATGAGGCGATAGAACCGGAGTTTAATCCGGCTCATAAGTTTATAATTCTCAAAAACACCGGAGGGCACCCTTACACAAGAGGTGGACGGCGAAATGACCCGCAGGTATCCACTTTAGACAGGCTTAAGTTTACCAGGATTTCAATGCTCACCGACCCCGCCCTTGATGCCGGAAGGCACGAGTTCAGAATCCGCACCTATCTGGGGCGCATACTGCCCCCCGATGAGCTGCCGGTTATTGCCACAGATGACACGCTGGTAATAGATAAAAGCGTGAAAAAATTCATACCGCCTGTGCGGGAAATATACCCTGTCATGATAGGCAGTATGTCGGTTGGTGCGCTTTCCCCCACAATGTGGGAGGGCCTTGCTATGGGCATTACGTACTTAAACGAAGTAGAGGGTATGCCTGTTGTGATGTGCTCCGGTGAGGGCGGTATGCCGCTTAGGCTATTAAAATCAAGATTTATAAAATATTTTATACCTCAGATAGCATCAGGGTACTTTGGCTGGGATGAAATTATCAGGGCGATTCCTCACATGGTGGAAGACCCCTGCGCTATAGAGATAAAGTACGGACAGGGAGCAAAGCCCGGTGACGGCGGCCTTCTTATGGGACACAAAGTTTTAAAGCTGATATCGGAAATCCGGGGAGTGCCAATCGGGGTGGATTTACCCTCACCGCCCACGCACCAGACAAAGTATTCTATCGAGGAGGCCGTGGCTAAGATGATTCAGTCTATGTACATGGCATGGGGCTTTAGAGTGCCGGTGTATCCTAAAATATCGGGCTCAAGAACTGCCAAGTCGGTTCTTAACAACCTGGTGAGAAACCCATTTGCAGCTGCGCTTTCAATTGACGGTGAGGACGGAGGCACTGGGGCTGCGTATAACGTATCAATGGATAAGATGGGGCACCCGATAGCTTCAAACATTCGGGACTGCTACCTTGATCTGGTTAAAGCCGGTAAGCAAAACGAAATCCCGCTGATTGCCGCAGGCGGTGTCGGTAAAAAGGGCAATCTTGCAGCCAATGCCGCCTCACTTATCATGCTTGGCGCATCAGCTGTATCCATCGGTAAGTACATGATGCAGGGTGCGGCAGGGTGTCTGGGGGATGAAAACAACCGCTGTAATGTTTGCAACATCGGAAGGTGTCCGCGTGGGATAACCACTCAGGACCCTAAGCTCTACAGACGGCTGGACTCGGAAAAGGTGGCGGAGAGGGTTGTTGAAATTTATAAATCGCTGGATGTTGAGCTTAAGAAGATATTTGCACCCCTGGGCAGAAGCACAGAGCTTCCCATTGGAATGTCCGACGCTATCAGTGCCGATGACCCTGCTGTTGCTGAAAGACTTGATATCAGCTATGTGTG